Below is a window of Flavobacterium sp. CFS9 DNA.
GAACTGCCATCAGATCAATAATTCCGTAAAAGCTAAAAATATATCGGATTGGCTTTTGAATCGAAATTATTCGTAGTATATATTCGATAGTGAAAAATACAGTGATAATCCATTCGAAGACAATAAGTTGGGTGTGGTATTTCTGATTGATTCCCTGGACGGTTTCCATCATGATCAAAATAACACTTAGTAGGATTAATCCAAGAAGAACCAAATCAAACATTTTTCCAAAAAATGTATCGGTCCCGTAGAGGATGATTTTGACTTTTTCGCGGAAGATTTCGTATTTTGATTTTATTTTTTTCATCCTCACGAAGATAAGGAAAGTTTTGCAGTGTTAAAAATGAAGAACCTTTATAGATTTACTCTTTCGGAGGTAGCTTTGAATAATGTTTTTCACGTCACGATTGTGCTGCATCGGAATTAAAATGTTTTTTAGAATCTCGATGTTCGTAATCTGATAATTTAGATCGTAAAAGGCATATCCTTTATAAAGACCATTTTCGATTAAAATAGCGCTTCTTTCGTTGACATTTCGGCCTCTGTCCAGTAGAATCATGCTTTTATTTTCGAAACTGTTTTCCGCGATAAATTGTTGTACACGGGCATTGTAAACTTCAGGTGTTACTTCTTCAATACAGGCGCCATCACATTCTTTGATTTTATACTGGAAACACTCTTTTTTGGTTTGATAAAGTCCTGTTAGCTTTTGGCATAACTGGTATTTTGACGTATATCTGAACAGCGCATTTTTACCTTCCTGCAAAGTTGCAAATGAGGTAATCTCTTTTTTACGGCCGTCCGCTTTTTCAAGTTTTAAATTGATATAACCATTAGTGTCTTTCTCTGCATATAAAGCATACTGAAAGATCGTTTTTCGTTGTGAACGATTATATCTGGGACGATTTATTTTTATTTCTTCGCTTTCTTTTAAGAGTGCAATTAATTCGCTTCCGGTTTCATCATAGGTGATGGTAAAAACTTCGGCCTGAATTTTTTTGCTTTTGGTGGTAATTCCTGTAAAATGCTGATTGACTCTCTTTTTAATGTTTTGACTTTTTCCAATGTAGATTAGAGTTCCGTCTTCATTGTAAATGTAATACACACCAGTTTTAGCAGGCATTTGTGCCAGAATGTCCAGAAATTTCGGAGCAATTCCTTTTTCTACTTCCAGTTTGATAAAATCTTTTACAATAGTTTTTTTCAAGTCTTTTTCCAGAAGCATTTTAAACAGCTTGGTTGTTGCCATTGCATCTCCGCTGGCACGATGTCTGTCTGCCATTGGAATTCCAAGGGCTCGTACCAGTTTTCCTAAACTATAGGAAGGTTGATCCGGAATTAATTTTTTGGCAAGTTCGACTGTACAAAGGGTTTTGGCTTCAAAATTGTAACCCAAACGTCTGAATTCTGTGCGTAAAATTCGGTAATCAAAAGAAGCATTGTGTGCTACAATTATACAATCTGTAGTGATTTCTATAATTCGTTTAGCAACTTCAAAAAATTTAGGAGCAGACCGCAACATAGCATTATTGATTCCAGTTAATTTCACCACGAAGGGCTGAATCGGAATTTCAGGATTGACAAGGCTGATGAACTGGTCAATTACCTCGTGGCCATCAAATTTGTAAATGGCAATTTCGGTAATTCCTTCTTCATTAAACTGGCCTCCAGTGGTTTCTATGTCTAGTATTGCGTACAAATTAGTATTCAGTCTCAGTTTTTAGTAATCAGTTTTAATCTACAATTGACAATTAACAATTAACAATTAACAATTAACAATTAGGACTTATCTTCCTCCAAAAATGCTGCTTCCAATGCGAACCATGGTGCTGCCGCATTCAATTGCAAGTTGATAATCTCCGGACATTCCCATAGAGACAGTAGTCAGATTGCAGTTTTCAGCTTTCAGTTCTTTTATGGAATCAAAAATAGATTTTAAATGTGTAAATTCCTTTTTAATTTGATTTTGATCTTCTGTAAAAGTTGCCATTCCCATTACTCCTAAGATCTTTATGTTTTTCAACTCTGTAAAATCAAAGGAAGTGACAAGCGCTTTTAATTCGTTTTCGTCTAATCCAAATTTAGTTT
It encodes the following:
- a CDS encoding exonuclease domain-containing protein — its product is MYAILDIETTGGQFNEEGITEIAIYKFDGHEVIDQFISLVNPEIPIQPFVVKLTGINNAMLRSAPKFFEVAKRIIEITTDCIIVAHNASFDYRILRTEFRRLGYNFEAKTLCTVELAKKLIPDQPSYSLGKLVRALGIPMADRHRASGDAMATTKLFKMLLEKDLKKTIVKDFIKLEVEKGIAPKFLDILAQMPAKTGVYYIYNEDGTLIYIGKSQNIKKRVNQHFTGITTKSKKIQAEVFTITYDETGSELIALLKESEEIKINRPRYNRSQRKTIFQYALYAEKDTNGYINLKLEKADGRKKEITSFATLQEGKNALFRYTSKYQLCQKLTGLYQTKKECFQYKIKECDGACIEEVTPEVYNARVQQFIAENSFENKSMILLDRGRNVNERSAILIENGLYKGYAFYDLNYQITNIEILKNILIPMQHNRDVKNIIQSYLRKSKSIKVLHF